The proteins below are encoded in one region of Desulfosalsimonas propionicica:
- a CDS encoding WecB/TagA/CpsF family glycosyltransferase, giving the protein MAAQKAPFLKNMFEHAGLLIPDGIGVVLGVRKVYGVWSQRVAGADLMQQICHVAAEKSYKIYIYGSKEEVNKKAVEILKSRYTGIQIVGRSHGYLGEDEMGNLVKAINDSGADILFVALGSPRQEQWIDTHIENLNVKICQGIGGTLDTITGEMKRAPALFQRLGLEWFYRLVAEPRRARRQAALPVFMLKILLNGRPCQKPVFHKTL; this is encoded by the coding sequence ATGGCGGCACAAAAAGCACCTTTTTTAAAAAATATGTTCGAACACGCAGGCCTGCTGATACCCGACGGCATTGGCGTGGTGCTGGGGGTTCGAAAGGTTTATGGTGTTTGGTCGCAGCGGGTGGCCGGTGCAGATTTGATGCAGCAGATATGCCACGTTGCTGCTGAAAAGAGCTATAAGATTTATATATACGGCTCTAAGGAAGAGGTTAACAAAAAAGCCGTGGAGATTTTAAAATCGCGTTATACTGGTATTCAGATTGTTGGCCGCAGCCATGGCTATCTCGGGGAAGATGAGATGGGAAATCTTGTTAAGGCAATCAATGACTCCGGGGCCGATATTTTATTTGTTGCGCTTGGCAGTCCCAGGCAGGAGCAATGGATAGACACGCATATAGAAAACCTTAATGTTAAAATCTGCCAGGGCATTGGCGGGACTCTGGATACCATAACCGGTGAGATGAAAAGGGCCCCGGCTTTGTTTCAGAGGCTTGGGCTTGAATGGTTTTACCGGCTTGTTGCCGAGCCCAGACGTGCTCGCCGGCAAGCCGCCCTTCCGGTTTTTATGTTAAAAATCTTGTTAAATGGCAGGCCATGCCAAAAGCCGGTTTTTCATAAAACATTATAA
- a CDS encoding polysaccharide deacetylase family protein, whose product MAGGRFEEFFCLALRFTGIPWYLREVYARRKITIINYHNPSPDIFLQHLKYFSRHYSFVSAHAVARALDWQDFSDLPPKPMLITFDDGYAGNAHLVGAIRKYHVPAMFYIVAGTAGTKRVFWFEMVRNDPALLERLKQVPDQKRRALLQKKTGHTDTREYEIRHCLSIDELKQLADAGANIGSHTLFHPMLDKCDEKTGKRECVEARKRLEKILEIPVEHFALPGGRGARVCRQWVKQAGYRTCRTIAPGWVTQASDPFSLPNFGIDDKAGPHKAAIQACGLWEMLKKVFRKKPAAVDQN is encoded by the coding sequence ATGGCCGGCGGCCGATTTGAGGAATTTTTCTGTCTGGCACTCCGGTTTACCGGGATTCCCTGGTATCTGCGCGAAGTTTATGCAAGGCGTAAAATTACCATCATCAACTACCACAACCCGTCTCCGGATATTTTTTTGCAACATTTAAAATACTTTTCCCGTCACTATTCGTTTGTGTCTGCTCATGCAGTTGCCCGGGCATTAGACTGGCAGGATTTTTCAGACCTGCCCCCAAAGCCCATGCTGATCACCTTTGACGATGGATATGCCGGAAACGCCCATCTTGTCGGTGCGATAAGAAAATACCATGTGCCGGCCATGTTTTATATAGTTGCCGGCACTGCAGGCACCAAAAGGGTTTTTTGGTTTGAAATGGTACGAAATGATCCCGCACTGCTCGAAAGACTCAAGCAGGTGCCGGATCAAAAACGGCGGGCGCTGCTCCAAAAGAAAACGGGCCATACAGACACCAGGGAGTATGAGATACGTCACTGCCTGTCAATTGATGAATTAAAACAATTGGCGGACGCCGGTGCAAACATTGGCTCGCATACCTTATTTCATCCCATGCTGGATAAATGCGATGAAAAAACCGGAAAGCGGGAATGCGTTGAAGCCAGAAAGCGCCTGGAAAAAATTCTGGAAATCCCTGTGGAGCATTTTGCCCTGCCAGGTGGCAGGGGCGCCCGGGTCTGCCGGCAATGGGTAAAACAAGCCGGCTACCGGACCTGCCGGACCATTGCGCCGGGCTGGGTGACGCAGGCAAGTGACCCGTTTTCACTTCCCAATTTCGGCATAGATGACAAGGCCGGCCCGCACAAGGCCGCCATTCAGGCATGCGGCTTATGGGAGATGCTGAAAAAAGTATTCAGGAAGAAGCCAGCGGCCGTTGACCAAAATTGA
- a CDS encoding delta-aminolevulinic acid dehydratase gives MNAATYIDALRKYVEVCDFAGYDPYDALKSPVVRGLTFGAKYGRIAWTQAFRHLPINLRPLLGVPKGHNPKALGLFLGSYARLYALENREEYLQKIDRLLDLLRQNMSGGYAGPCWGYDFDWQSRAAFVPAYTPTVVNSAFIGHSLLDAADITGNQDALQLAVPIGNFICRDLNQKKKNGGICFSYTPEDFNFVHNANLLGASLLIRIYERTCQEDLKALALLSLKYSMDHQHEDGSWKYAETGFQGWIDSFHTGFNLQAIRCFLKAGVAEEYRAQYEKGVRFYAENFFGPDGMPKYYHNQTYPIDIHCPAQAVYFFSGEGKKYKALTDKVLGWMSNHLCNPKGYFNFRKSRWMTNRIPYMRWGQAWAMHALTEYRINTENEDKNEAG, from the coding sequence ATGAATGCTGCAACATATATTGATGCATTGCGAAAATATGTGGAAGTCTGCGATTTTGCCGGCTACGACCCCTATGACGCCTTGAAAAGCCCGGTTGTACGGGGATTGACATTTGGGGCAAAATACGGCCGCATTGCCTGGACCCAGGCGTTTCGCCATTTGCCCATCAATCTTCGGCCGCTTTTGGGCGTGCCCAAGGGGCACAATCCCAAGGCGCTTGGGCTTTTTCTGGGGAGTTATGCCCGGCTGTACGCCCTGGAAAATCGTGAAGAATATTTACAAAAAATTGACCGTTTGCTGGATCTGCTCAGGCAGAACATGAGTGGCGGGTATGCCGGGCCGTGCTGGGGCTATGATTTTGACTGGCAGTCCCGGGCTGCTTTTGTGCCGGCTTATACGCCCACGGTTGTCAATTCCGCCTTTATAGGACATTCCCTGCTGGATGCTGCTGATATCACAGGCAATCAGGATGCTCTGCAGCTTGCTGTTCCCATTGGAAATTTTATATGCCGGGACCTGAATCAAAAAAAGAAAAACGGTGGTATCTGTTTCAGTTATACACCAGAGGATTTTAATTTTGTCCACAATGCCAATTTGCTGGGGGCGTCTCTTTTAATCCGGATCTATGAACGCACCTGCCAGGAAGATCTTAAGGCATTGGCGCTTTTAAGCCTGAAATATTCCATGGATCACCAGCATGAAGACGGATCCTGGAAATATGCGGAAACCGGTTTTCAAGGCTGGATTGATTCTTTTCACACGGGATTTAACCTTCAGGCCATACGCTGTTTTTTAAAGGCCGGTGTGGCCGAAGAATACCGGGCGCAATATGAAAAAGGCGTGCGGTTCTACGCGGAAAACTTTTTCGGCCCAGACGGTATGCCCAAATATTATCATAACCAGACCTATCCTATAGACATCCATTGCCCGGCACAGGCAGTGTATTTTTTTTCCGGTGAAGGGAAAAAATATAAGGCGCTGACTGACAAGGTGCTGGGCTGGATGAGCAATCATTTGTGCAACCCCAAAGGGTATTTCAATTTCCGGAAAAGTCGCTGGATGACCAATCGTATCCCGTATATGCGCTGGGGCCAGGCATGGGCGATGCATGCATTAACAGAATACAGGATCAACACAGAAAATGAGGATAAAAATGAAGCGGGTTAG
- a CDS encoding bi-domain-containing oxidoreductase codes for MTIQEVPLPAVSAGTVLVQNHYSLISAGTEGSTVKAARKGLIGKARERPQQVKQVFDVLKQQGPAQTYRAVMKKLDAYSPLGYSSAGVVIDVGKGVKNISVGDKVACAGAGYANHAEIISVPENLCVRLRQDSDLQLACYNTLGAIALQGIRQADLRLGETCAVIGLGLIGQLACLMLKASGVRVFGIDIDRAAAETARKHCCDAAFLRTGHAVEEEIHRLTRGMGVDAVIITAASSSHDPINLAGAVARKKGKVVIVGDVPTGFDREPHYYKKELDLRMSCSYGPGRYDPLYEEHGLDYPPAYVRWTENRNMEAFQDLIAGGRIDLSYLTTHVFKFADAPRAYDMMMERSEPFMGILIAYDIGKTIKRGRIEIKGHDRGPVSSVNIGFIGAGSYAQSQLLPNIPKNAGVSLKGILTATGTGARSVAERFGFDFCTDLESEIIENDAINTVFIATRHNTHADFVQKSLKAGKNVFVEKPLCLHEGELNEIENLYKALSKKQADKAAGGQTPLLMVGYNRRFSPLGREIKNNFPGGPLAMVYRVNAGHIPKDSWIQDIEIGGGRIIGEVCHFVDFLTFLNGSLPVSVSAQAMEDVNHLNDVLVVSLKYENGSIGTICYFANGDKALCKERVEVFANGCTAVLDDFKRLDIYAGGKKKTKKYLSQDKGQKAEVSQFIDAVKNGKPSPIPIHQIFSASRVCFSILESIRTGQTIVNS; via the coding sequence ATGACGATTCAGGAAGTGCCGCTGCCGGCTGTTTCTGCCGGCACGGTGCTTGTACAAAACCACTATTCCCTTATCAGTGCCGGCACAGAGGGCTCAACGGTCAAGGCTGCCCGAAAAGGCTTAATTGGCAAGGCCAGGGAAAGACCTCAGCAGGTCAAGCAGGTTTTTGACGTTTTAAAACAGCAGGGGCCGGCCCAAACCTACCGGGCGGTGATGAAAAAGCTGGACGCCTATTCACCGCTGGGATACAGCAGCGCCGGTGTTGTCATTGATGTCGGAAAAGGCGTAAAAAATATTTCCGTGGGGGATAAAGTCGCCTGTGCCGGCGCGGGTTATGCCAATCATGCGGAAATTATTTCCGTGCCGGAAAACCTGTGTGTGAGATTGCGCCAGGATTCAGATTTACAACTTGCCTGTTACAACACATTGGGGGCAATTGCACTGCAGGGGATCCGGCAGGCTGATCTGCGGCTGGGAGAAACTTGTGCGGTTATCGGCCTGGGGCTCATCGGGCAGTTGGCTTGCCTTATGCTGAAGGCAAGCGGGGTAAGGGTTTTCGGGATAGATATTGACCGTGCAGCGGCAGAAACGGCAAGAAAGCATTGTTGTGATGCGGCATTTCTAAGAACCGGGCATGCCGTAGAGGAAGAAATACACCGGCTTACCCGGGGCATGGGCGTTGACGCGGTGATTATAACCGCAGCCTCGTCAAGCCATGATCCAATTAACCTGGCCGGTGCGGTTGCGCGGAAAAAAGGGAAAGTCGTGATCGTGGGAGATGTGCCCACAGGGTTTGACCGGGAGCCCCATTATTACAAAAAAGAGCTTGATTTGCGCATGTCCTGCTCATACGGGCCGGGCCGTTACGATCCCCTGTATGAAGAACATGGGCTTGATTATCCGCCGGCCTATGTGCGCTGGACCGAGAACCGGAATATGGAGGCGTTCCAGGATTTGATCGCCGGGGGCAGGATTGATTTAAGTTATTTGACCACCCATGTTTTCAAGTTTGCGGATGCGCCCAGGGCCTATGACATGATGATGGAACGCTCTGAGCCATTTATGGGCATCCTTATTGCCTATGATATTGGTAAAACCATTAAAAGAGGCAGGATTGAAATTAAAGGGCATGACCGCGGACCGGTTTCATCTGTTAATATCGGATTTATCGGGGCCGGCAGCTATGCCCAGAGCCAACTGCTTCCCAATATCCCCAAAAACGCCGGCGTTTCACTAAAGGGGATTTTAACCGCCACCGGAACAGGTGCGCGATCAGTGGCTGAACGCTTTGGGTTTGATTTTTGCACTGATCTTGAAAGTGAAATCATTGAAAACGATGCCATTAACACGGTTTTTATTGCCACGCGGCATAATACGCATGCCGATTTTGTGCAAAAAAGCCTGAAGGCAGGCAAAAATGTTTTTGTGGAAAAGCCTTTGTGCCTCCATGAAGGTGAGCTAAATGAAATTGAAAATTTGTATAAAGCATTGTCAAAAAAGCAAGCTGACAAGGCCGCCGGCGGGCAAACACCGCTTTTGATGGTGGGCTATAACCGCAGGTTTTCTCCCCTTGGCCGCGAGATAAAAAATAATTTTCCTGGCGGCCCTTTGGCCATGGTGTATCGGGTAAATGCCGGCCATATTCCCAAAGACTCCTGGATACAGGATATAGAGATCGGCGGGGGGCGCATAATCGGCGAAGTCTGCCATTTTGTGGATTTTTTAACCTTTTTAAACGGTTCCCTGCCGGTTTCCGTAAGTGCCCAGGCAATGGAGGATGTCAATCATTTAAATGACGTTTTGGTTGTTTCCCTGAAATATGAAAACGGCTCCATCGGCACAATTTGCTATTTTGCAAACGGCGATAAGGCCCTTTGCAAAGAACGGGTGGAAGTCTTTGCCAATGGGTGTACGGCGGTTTTAGATGATTTTAAACGCCTGGACATTTATGCGGGCGGCAAAAAAAAGACGAAAAAATACCTCTCCCAGGACAAGGGGCAGAAGGCGGAGGTGAGCCAATTTATTGATGCTGTAAAAAACGGCAAACCCTCGCCGATTCCCATTCACCAGATTTTCAGCGCTTCCCGTGTCTGTTTTTCAATCCTTGAATCCATTCGAACCGGTCAGACAATTGTGAATTCCTGA
- a CDS encoding sulfotransferase family protein: MACTPKFHQWFPDSRYIHITRDPRAIYASMKLMDIRTCESLPRWRQCVLAAKRLTYLVHQYHWAARVHAMMAHNEKYHLFRFEDTIQAPEDQMKKLCNFLAVPFDKRMLLPRMEDSSFRKREITYGFDVCTLERWRNVISPYTDRIIRKLLGREMRLLGYG; this comes from the coding sequence ATTGCATGCACTCCGAAATTCCATCAATGGTTTCCTGACTCACGCTATATTCATATTACGAGAGATCCCAGAGCCATTTATGCATCTATGAAATTAATGGATATTCGAACTTGTGAAAGTTTGCCAAGATGGCGGCAGTGCGTTTTGGCGGCAAAACGCTTGACATATCTTGTCCATCAATACCATTGGGCCGCTCGTGTCCATGCCATGATGGCTCATAACGAAAAGTATCACTTGTTTCGCTTCGAGGACACGATCCAAGCACCAGAGGATCAGATGAAGAAGCTTTGTAATTTCCTTGCAGTACCCTTCGATAAAAGGATGCTACTGCCACGGATGGAAGATTCATCTTTTCGTAAACGGGAAATAACTTATGGTTTTGATGTGTGTACATTAGAAAGATGGCGCAATGTCATTTCACCTTACACCGATCGAATCATAAGAAAGCTCTTGGGGCGTGAAATGCGGCTATTAGGCTACGGGTAA
- a CDS encoding sulfotransferase family 2 domain-containing protein, whose protein sequence is MICFCHMIKTAGTTLHYIFRNNYGFGYAEINKPSFNQRDLRVLKFAGGGGGVKAIGGHGLRPDDGLRAVANDIFFLTFIRNPVARFISHYNHGLKAGSHDDSLEKRCSIVGEHDYQTKFLLGCKSLEERSFAAGAAELERAKKILQTEFQFVGVVERFNESLLLMRHALGLPNFEIRYQPKNVKPDSAAKTLSLSEKDDAAVRQANQIDIQLYHFAEQEIFNRHRAQYGTSRLLNEAESLDKACQTYRFSTLNNIAFRVGKYLFYRPFLKFFG, encoded by the coding sequence ATGATTTGTTTTTGCCATATGATTAAAACCGCAGGCACAACCCTGCATTATATATTCCGGAACAATTATGGTTTTGGCTATGCTGAAATCAACAAACCATCTTTTAATCAACGGGATTTGCGTGTTTTGAAATTTGCGGGGGGGGGGGGGGGGGTCAAGGCAATAGGGGGCCACGGGCTAAGGCCTGATGATGGGCTGCGGGCAGTTGCCAATGATATCTTCTTTTTGACATTTATCAGAAATCCTGTTGCCAGGTTTATCTCCCATTATAACCATGGGCTAAAAGCAGGCAGCCATGATGATAGCCTTGAAAAGCGCTGCTCCATAGTGGGCGAACACGATTATCAGACCAAATTTCTTCTGGGATGCAAGTCACTTGAGGAAAGAAGTTTTGCCGCAGGGGCGGCAGAGCTTGAAAGGGCAAAAAAAATACTGCAAACAGAATTTCAATTTGTCGGTGTAGTTGAACGCTTTAATGAAAGCCTTTTATTAATGCGCCATGCACTTGGCCTGCCGAATTTTGAGATACGCTACCAGCCCAAAAATGTAAAACCGGATTCAGCAGCAAAAACCTTGAGCTTGTCTGAAAAAGATGACGCTGCAGTGCGGCAGGCAAATCAGATTGATATTCAGCTTTACCACTTTGCTGAACAGGAAATTTTTAACAGGCACAGGGCGCAATACGGCACCAGCCGTTTGTTAAATGAAGCAGAAAGTCTGGATAAGGCATGTCAGACTTACCGTTTTTCTACATTAAATAATATTGCTTTTCGGGTTGGAAAATATTTGTTTTATCGGCCTTTTTTAAAATTTTTTGGCTGA
- the relB gene encoding type II toxin-antitoxin system RelB family antitoxin yields the protein MITVRLNKTIEEQLKHLAKIRGSNKSELIREAIVRFLEDNEDLELAQEAKAQMQSSKPLKELKKELGLDS from the coding sequence GTGATTACTGTCCGTTTAAATAAAACCATTGAAGAACAGCTCAAACACCTTGCTAAAATCCGTGGCAGCAACAAAAGTGAATTGATCCGCGAGGCAATTGTCCGGTTCCTTGAGGATAATGAGGACCTTGAACTCGCACAAGAAGCAAAGGCGCAAATGCAAAGCAGTAAACCGCTTAAGGAGTTAAAAAAAGAACTTGGCCTGGATAGTTGA
- a CDS encoding glycosyltransferase, with protein MKRLKYKEECQITIPDVLLIEGCDFESHPAGGQLAFARQLLQSFGNRFALVGVSTDETPVGRWVTRKIDGTTYHFFGVRRVDKTKTGRPLIPLRIRHYLAVRKYMQEIRSLGVSNVFTQCAQVMLAIHQYDWNSICYCFPSVKNEVEHSRYGWARLLKRPYERILFKALRRANLILAAADTTAIEAMVERSNGMVNRSRIVPCPTRADTRVFYPKDRKTARASLGLNQEAKILLFCGKLMYIKGWQLILESFKRLKTERLHLQLVLVGDGEDREKLKNMAYHLGIIEDIIFAGIVPSGEVALYMNAADALVVGSFQEGWSVAMVEAISCGLPIVSTNVSGARDLICNGFNGYVVDTRNPEVFAKAINSALNIKDAATYSLQIAEKYSLATLAQDLRAVWPVFSD; from the coding sequence ATGAAAAGGTTAAAGTACAAGGAAGAATGCCAAATAACGATACCTGATGTATTGTTGATCGAAGGATGCGATTTTGAAAGTCATCCTGCCGGGGGCCAGCTTGCGTTTGCTCGGCAGCTTCTCCAGAGTTTCGGCAATCGTTTCGCTTTAGTCGGTGTTTCCACGGATGAAACCCCTGTAGGCCGTTGGGTTACTCGTAAAATAGACGGTACAACATATCATTTTTTTGGGGTGCGCAGAGTGGATAAGACTAAAACAGGCCGGCCGCTTATTCCTTTGCGTATCCGCCATTATCTTGCCGTGCGAAAGTATATGCAAGAAATTAGAAGTTTAGGGGTCAGCAATGTATTTACCCAGTGTGCTCAGGTTATGCTGGCGATACATCAGTACGACTGGAACAGCATCTGCTATTGCTTCCCAAGCGTAAAAAATGAAGTTGAACACTCGCGCTATGGCTGGGCACGTTTATTAAAGCGTCCGTATGAGCGGATACTGTTCAAAGCCTTAAGAAGAGCAAACCTGATTCTGGCCGCAGCAGACACGACAGCAATTGAAGCCATGGTGGAAAGAAGCAATGGTATGGTGAACCGGTCAAGAATTGTCCCGTGTCCTACACGTGCGGATACCAGAGTGTTTTATCCGAAGGATAGGAAAACAGCACGTGCCTCTTTGGGATTAAATCAAGAGGCAAAAATCCTGCTATTTTGCGGCAAACTTATGTACATTAAAGGCTGGCAGCTTATTTTAGAGTCTTTTAAAAGACTTAAAACCGAAAGACTCCATTTGCAATTAGTATTGGTAGGTGATGGCGAAGATCGGGAAAAATTAAAAAACATGGCTTACCATCTTGGTATTATTGAAGATATCATATTTGCAGGTATAGTGCCATCTGGAGAGGTAGCGTTGTACATGAATGCAGCTGATGCGCTCGTTGTTGGTTCGTTTCAGGAAGGTTGGTCCGTCGCAATGGTTGAAGCCATCTCATGCGGCCTGCCAATAGTTTCAACCAATGTCAGCGGAGCCAGGGACTTGATCTGTAATGGATTTAACGGTTATGTGGTGGATACACGCAATCCTGAGGTGTTTGCCAAAGCAATCAACAGCGCACTGAATATAAAGGATGCTGCAACCTATAGCCTTCAGATTGCAGAAAAATATTCGTTAGCAACCCTGGCCCAGGATCTCCGTGCTGTGTGGCCAGTTTTCTCCGACTGA
- a CDS encoding type II toxin-antitoxin system RelE family toxin yields the protein MAWIVEISDVAERQLKKLDRPVQKRILGWLSDRIDGCKNPRHFGEPLKGSHSGFWRYRVGSYRIICEIKDDTRQFRGHEP from the coding sequence TTGGCCTGGATAGTTGAAATCAGTGATGTTGCAGAACGCCAACTTAAAAAACTTGATCGGCCGGTTCAAAAAAGGATTCTTGGCTGGCTGTCGGATCGCATAGATGGATGCAAGAACCCAAGACATTTCGGGGAGCCATTAAAGGGCAGCCATTCCGGATTCTGGCGATACCGGGTCGGCAGTTACCGGATAATCTGTGAAATCAAGGATGATACGCGTCAATTCCGGGGACATGAACCTTAA
- a CDS encoding GNAT family N-acetyltransferase: MPGQKISERLKQYGFKASILQAMRAAVRKIYRVQHDILFLMPVFCGCQYDNPCIKELTKERISHLTKAGELTRAENSLFQEFLTEGSRGIFAEIKGRVAGYAWVQYAGIYQVGPHVRMPIPPEYAVVKNLYVRPAFRGQKIGQQLNLARLSIIPAGLIPAVFILPENRYAIRNWERLGFQKMLFLKQWQWAGQPWRVRVASFSDSFAAEPVRKALLHHPGAL, from the coding sequence ATGCCGGGCCAAAAAATTTCAGAACGTTTAAAACAATACGGGTTTAAGGCTTCAATCCTGCAGGCCATGCGGGCAGCAGTCCGCAAAATCTACCGGGTCCAGCATGACATCCTTTTTTTAATGCCGGTGTTTTGCGGGTGCCAATATGACAATCCATGCATCAAAGAACTGACAAAGGAGCGGATCAGCCATTTGACAAAAGCCGGTGAGTTAACCCGTGCAGAAAACTCTCTATTTCAGGAATTTCTGACTGAAGGCAGCAGGGGGATTTTTGCTGAAATCAAGGGCCGGGTTGCCGGATATGCCTGGGTGCAGTATGCGGGGATATATCAGGTGGGCCCGCATGTCAGAATGCCGATTCCGCCAGAATATGCTGTTGTGAAAAACCTTTACGTGCGGCCTGCTTTCAGGGGGCAAAAAATCGGGCAGCAATTAAACCTGGCACGCCTTTCCATCATTCCGGCCGGCCTTATTCCGGCTGTTTTTATCCTCCCGGAGAACCGATATGCCATCCGAAACTGGGAAAGACTTGGTTTTCAAAAAATGCTTTTTTTAAAGCAGTGGCAGTGGGCCGGGCAGCCCTGGCGGGTGCGGGTCGCCTCTTTTTCTGATAGTTTTGCAGCAGAACCTGTTAGAAAAGCCCTGCTGCATCATCCCGGAGCTTTGTGA
- the wecB gene encoding non-hydrolyzing UDP-N-acetylglucosamine 2-epimerase has translation MKILNVVGARPNFMKMAPIIKAMDNYPEQINHLLIHTGQHYDAHMSKSFFDDLGLPKPDIDLGIGSGSHAEQTGNVMMAFEKICLEEAPELVIVVGDVNSTMACTITAKKLGIKVAHVEAGLRSGDMSMPEEINRLCTDVLCDFLFTTDLLANRNLEKEGRDPGKIFFVGNVMIDTLLKHRSIAKRIDLVSRLGILPGRYAALTLHRPSNVDDRQTLKQILEALSEIASNTPIIFPVHPRTKKMISRFGLDCFLSKEPGKNGIFAVNPLGYLEFLHLTMFAKMVITDSGGLQEETTVLGVPCLTLRNNTERPITCTQGTNVLVGNQKAQIIDAAGKILAGHVKKGRIPEKWDGKAAERIVQVLFDHFNSAIPGTRT, from the coding sequence ATGAAGATTTTAAATGTTGTCGGCGCCCGACCGAACTTTATGAAAATGGCGCCGATTATAAAAGCCATGGATAATTACCCGGAGCAGATCAATCATTTGCTGATCCATACCGGACAGCACTATGATGCGCACATGAGCAAGTCTTTTTTTGACGATTTGGGCCTGCCGAAACCCGATATTGACCTGGGTATCGGCAGCGGCAGTCATGCCGAACAAACCGGTAACGTCATGATGGCGTTTGAAAAAATCTGTCTGGAAGAGGCGCCGGAACTGGTGATCGTGGTAGGGGATGTGAACTCCACCATGGCGTGTACAATTACTGCCAAAAAGCTTGGTATCAAGGTAGCTCATGTGGAAGCCGGTCTGCGCTCCGGTGATATGTCAATGCCGGAAGAAATCAATCGTTTGTGCACAGATGTGCTCTGCGATTTTCTGTTTACTACAGACCTTCTGGCAAACAGAAATCTGGAAAAAGAAGGCAGGGACCCGGGAAAAATTTTTTTTGTGGGAAATGTGATGATCGACACCCTTTTAAAGCACAGGAGCATAGCAAAAAGAATTGATCTGGTCAGCAGGTTGGGGATTTTGCCAGGACGCTATGCTGCATTGACCCTGCACAGGCCTTCAAACGTGGATGACCGGCAGACCCTTAAACAGATCCTGGAGGCGTTGTCAGAAATAGCTTCAAACACACCCATTATATTTCCGGTTCATCCCAGGACCAAAAAAATGATCTCCCGGTTTGGCCTGGATTGTTTTTTAAGCAAAGAGCCAGGGAAAAACGGTATTTTTGCAGTCAATCCCTTGGGGTATCTGGAATTTTTACACCTGACCATGTTTGCCAAAATGGTGATTACAGACAGCGGCGGGCTTCAGGAAGAAACCACAGTGCTGGGGGTTCCCTGCCTGACCTTGCGAAATAATACCGAACGGCCCATTACCTGCACCCAAGGCACAAATGTGCTGGTGGGAAACCAGAAGGCTCAAATTATAGATGCAGCCGGAAAAATTCTGGCAGGGCACGTGAAAAAGGGACGTATCCCTGAAAAATGGGATGGTAAAGCCGCAGAACGGATTGTTCAAGTGCTGTTTGACCATTTCAATTCCGCAATTCCGGGGACACGAACTTAA